In a genomic window of Prosthecochloris marina:
- a CDS encoding GNAT family N-acetyltransferase, with protein MSVQYKTGTDGIDWEALGDLYEEVGLVAQFGKKRDVGVIKDAFQNSWKVVTAWKEGKLVGAGRLISDGLCYGTVYDVGVLEACRGAGVGKGIMEALLKGNEHLLIYLTSTFGNEAFYKKLGFKKHKTAYAKYPHVSEYLEQ; from the coding sequence ATGAGTGTTCAATACAAAACAGGAACCGACGGTATTGACTGGGAGGCTTTGGGAGATCTCTATGAGGAAGTCGGACTTGTTGCGCAATTTGGAAAAAAGAGAGATGTCGGGGTAATCAAAGATGCCTTTCAAAATAGCTGGAAGGTCGTGACGGCATGGAAAGAGGGGAAACTGGTTGGTGCCGGGCGATTGATTTCGGATGGATTATGCTATGGAACCGTCTACGATGTCGGTGTATTGGAAGCATGCCGGGGAGCGGGCGTCGGGAAAGGTATTATGGAAGCCTTGCTGAAAGGAAACGAGCATCTTCTCATCTATCTCACCTCGACCTTTGGCAATGAGGCGTTTTATAAAAAGCTTGGTTTTAAAAAACATAAAACCGCCTACGCAAAGTATCCGCACGTGTCCGAATATCTGGAACAGTAG
- a CDS encoding GNAT family N-acetyltransferase, whose protein sequence is MIADISIKPVQEGDYHELSLMVGALLDEIMAVIDEKVFTFDQKETEARSRELVARGKYWIFIARESATGGSVGFVSLYESYALYAEGAYGTLPELYVRPQWRSQSVGNMLLQTVNAFGREKGWNRIEVTTPPLPEFERTLRFYEANGFSITGGKKLKRDVTP, encoded by the coding sequence ATGATTGCAGATATTTCCATAAAGCCGGTTCAGGAGGGAGACTATCACGAGCTTTCCCTGATGGTCGGGGCGTTATTGGATGAGATAATGGCTGTGATAGATGAAAAGGTCTTTACCTTTGATCAAAAAGAAACCGAAGCTCGGTCAAGGGAACTGGTGGCCAGAGGGAAATATTGGATTTTTATTGCCAGGGAGTCTGCCACTGGCGGTTCGGTGGGTTTTGTGTCGCTTTATGAGAGTTACGCGCTGTATGCCGAGGGAGCTTACGGTACTCTGCCCGAATTATATGTCCGCCCCCAATGGCGGTCGCAGTCTGTCGGAAACATGCTCTTGCAGACAGTCAATGCCTTTGGCCGTGAAAAGGGCTGGAACAGGATAGAGGTGACGACACCGCCTCTGCCTGAATTCGAACGGACGCTCAGGTTTTACGAAGCAAACGGTTTTTCGATAACAGGCGGGAAAAAGTTGAAAAGAGATGTCACTCCCTGA
- a CDS encoding TfoX/Sxy family protein yields the protein MVRNRSLTELKNIGKKIAERLSEAGIHTEEALRAAGPVEAHKMIRGNHPDETLPLCYYLYSFEGALCDKHWDAIGEERKRELKRAIAD from the coding sequence ATGGTACGCAACAGATCACTGACCGAGTTGAAAAATATCGGGAAGAAAATAGCTGAACGTCTCAGTGAGGCAGGTATACATACCGAAGAAGCGCTGAGGGCGGCCGGGCCGGTCGAGGCACATAAAATGATCAGGGGAAACCATCCTGATGAAACCTTGCCGTTATGCTACTACCTCTATTCATTCGAGGGCGCTTTATGTGATAAACATTGGGACGCTATCGGAGAGGAGAGAAAACGTGAGCTTAAACGGGCAATTGCCGATTAA
- a CDS encoding haloacid dehalogenase type II: MNPTLAFDVYGTLIDTHGLVSKLRETAGEKAEEFSRIWREKQLEYSFRRGLMQNYESFAVCTRDALDYACAFCKAPLTARQKDDLLERYRTLPAFGDAEESLKALKASGFRLFAFSNGSAEAVETLLAAAGIREQFLGVVSVEELRSFKPNPAVYSHFLRKSGASGDGAWLISSNPFDVIGALSAGMRAAWVKRSPEAIFDPWGCEPTLTVSGLDELEEHISAFMVNGGVQVR, from the coding sequence ATGAACCCTACGCTCGCGTTCGACGTTTATGGAACATTGATCGATACCCATGGTCTTGTATCGAAACTTCGGGAAACAGCCGGTGAAAAAGCTGAGGAGTTTTCCCGAATCTGGCGGGAAAAGCAGCTCGAATACTCGTTCCGCAGAGGGTTGATGCAGAACTATGAGTCGTTTGCGGTTTGTACCCGCGACGCGCTTGATTACGCCTGTGCTTTTTGCAAGGCGCCTCTTACTGCAAGGCAGAAGGATGATCTGCTTGAACGCTACCGCACGCTTCCGGCTTTCGGTGATGCAGAGGAGAGTCTGAAGGCGCTCAAAGCATCAGGCTTCCGTCTGTTCGCCTTTTCCAACGGCAGTGCGGAAGCTGTCGAGACGCTCCTTGCGGCAGCAGGCATCAGAGAACAGTTCCTCGGAGTGGTCAGTGTTGAAGAACTGCGGTCGTTCAAGCCGAACCCGGCGGTGTACAGCCATTTTCTCAGGAAGTCGGGTGCGAGCGGAGATGGAGCATGGCTCATTTCAAGCAATCCGTTCGATGTGATCGGGGCACTATCGGCAGGTATGCGGGCGGCTTGGGTCAAACGTTCTCCCGAAGCGATCTTCGATCCTTGGGGATGTGAGCCGACACTCACTGTTTCAGGCCTTGACGAGCTTGAAGAGCATATTTCAGCATTTATGGTGAACGGAGGGGTACAGGTGAGATGA
- a CDS encoding helix-hairpin-helix domain-containing protein, translating to MNPANVSRNKLEKLTDLPNIGPAIASSLRLLRIDKPDDLVGRSPLELYHMLSSIKGKRQDPCLLDVLISITRFMDGDDPRPWWHYTAERKRMFGVHQETS from the coding sequence ATGAATCCAGCAAACGTTAGCAGAAACAAGCTTGAAAAGCTCACCGATCTTCCCAACATCGGACCCGCAATAGCGTCCAGCCTTCGTTTGTTGAGAATCGACAAGCCGGACGATCTTGTCGGACGGTCACCGCTTGAATTGTATCATATGCTCTCTTCGATTAAGGGTAAGCGCCAGGACCCCTGCCTGCTCGACGTACTTATTTCCATAACAAGGTTCATGGATGGCGATGACCCACGTCCTTGGTGGCATTATACTGCAGAACGAAAGAGGATGTTCGGAGTTCATCAGGAAACTTCATAG
- a CDS encoding DUF3320 domain-containing protein gives MTLKAPISVTIYSEMAPKLNFACHQSAFAFLRDLRIENNDPELALDNVVVTLSSNPSFLKPKSWRLEQLAPSGIVHIKDRDIELDGNFLLHLSDSIRGSVTITVEKDSSTLLKEESKTVELLAYNEWGGAGYMPELLAAFSIPNDPAVDRVLRDASLVLRKVGKPDGIDGYKSGSRQRVWEIASAIYTAVCNLGISYSLPPSSFEQNGQKIRLPGQILENRVATCLDTSMLFASALEQAGLNPIIALPNEHAVAGVWLQPEELSTIVIDEAETLRKRVQLKELLLIETTFVTSHPSPPFSKSVAAANDMFFPERDGSFNAAIDIRKARAHRFTPLGLKTGKPSDETESENAGSVELAMEDAPVLPDFDDNINEEKPDTPSGRLDRWQRKLLDLTARNALLNHRSSKTSLRIICPEPGFLEDKLAEGARISIQTVPRPTTLAQDEEIHRQRTGEVITEEYARSVLEKNQVLVDLPEAELSVRAVEIYRKAQTALQEGGANTLYLALGFLLWKHKEKDDRRFRAPLILLPVTLERKSVRSGIKMLAHDDEPRFNTTLLEMLRRDFDIDIRGLDGALPLDESGVDVNGIWDRMRREVKCVPGFEVIEDVVLGHFSFAKYLMWKDLVDRTDELRKNPVVRHLIDTPRENYPSDVSFVDAARLDQDFKPSDILAPLPVDSSQMAAIASAERGKDFIIIGPPGTGKSQTISNMIAHMLGKGKTVLFVSEKTAALEVVYRRLKDIGLERFCLELHSNKSSKTDVLKQLDNAWVSCQSKDVGKWENEAERLRALRDQLNFVVDRLHIRRRNGMTAFYAMGVKVRDGEFASRVNFSWPSADQHDEEELQSMHEAVEKLCVHLAEIGDVSKNTLQLITKGDWSPQWESQVVEQSGRLSVAADAAELACNALLEVLGITVPDRTMARLDAIASFAKILSESYRKQAAYALETDAVNRIEALEEAVSRLKAYADAQTKLSCSYDPLAWRNLDGNEIARRWKAANAAIWPKRIIERKRLIKEMKAGGAQGDPDPERDAVMLKRLREEGEAIDRLEKMLSGFKDWQGYDTNFDALSDLQNLGQTIRIAVSRLVDDASTLAELRGKIRILLNDGNDLLAPDATVGLAVHEFLKMNSALQDACDDFEAIAGKAIRDHFSKTDKALEAIRETAETITLRHTELRDWCAWRRSRTAALDLELAPLVEAIENGRVPVDEIEKTFEAAYCAWWSSAVIGEDEILRTFSTPEHTATIEKFRTLDQQFQRLTADYILAKLSGKLPDSDEVRRNSSWGNLRREIKKTIRHKPVRQLLDEIPDVLTTLAPCLMMSPLSVAQYLPAGQEHFDVVIFDEASQITVWDAVGALARGRQVIVAGDPKQMPPTNFFARTDDDSYGDIETESDLESILDEMLGASIPEKLLNLHYRSRRESLIAFSNSRYYDNELITFPAPVHPDLAVSLRRPEGYYARGKGRHNEGEARAIVSEILMRLTHSDENLRKQSIGVVTFNSEQQSLIENMLDAARSKNPHIEWAFSSQSVLEPVFVKNLETVQGDERDVILFSVTYGPDQSGYITMNFGPLNRDGGERRLNVAMTRARSEMVVFSTLSPDRIDLSRTQARAVTDLKHFLEYAERGPSVLGAAVYGSIRDFDSPFELAVARALRDKGWKVHPQVGVSAYRIDLGIVHPDEPGRYLAGIECDGAMYHSSAFAKERDKIRQSVLEGLGWKLLRIWSTDWWTYHAKALNDLHDELKNLLEADRQKKKEKVVSQTENRSDKNGDNDSLKENYSEDNRRAITEEEAMKEVNHSDFIPPQSGMVERRHTSETAMLNQDLQSVTDKSPDRLDEDAKCIYKVATLDEEIYRPEPEIFYSDEYKPRLMKMINYIIDIESPIHEHVLIRRIARHHGFHRAGKQIRDIVINLARPRSNQTKERIGLFFWRKGISGEDSLPARYENRNDEMRKVEYICKEEIQAINSLLSMDGDPVEFARRIGIVRLSQNARKRLVEVFESSSD, from the coding sequence ATGACATTAAAGGCGCCTATATCGGTTACCATCTATAGTGAGATGGCGCCAAAGCTAAATTTTGCGTGTCATCAGAGTGCATTTGCTTTTCTAAGGGACTTACGGATAGAGAACAATGACCCGGAACTGGCTCTGGATAATGTTGTTGTAACGTTATCGTCAAATCCTTCTTTCCTTAAGCCAAAATCATGGCGGCTTGAACAGCTTGCTCCTTCAGGGATTGTTCATATAAAAGATCGGGATATCGAACTTGATGGAAATTTTCTTCTGCACCTTTCGGATTCCATACGTGGTAGCGTAACGATTACCGTTGAAAAGGACAGTTCGACACTATTAAAGGAAGAGAGTAAAACGGTTGAGTTACTGGCGTACAATGAATGGGGAGGGGCAGGATACATGCCTGAGCTTCTTGCAGCTTTCTCGATACCTAATGATCCTGCAGTTGATCGTGTGTTACGAGATGCCAGTCTTGTATTGCGAAAAGTTGGCAAGCCAGACGGCATTGACGGATACAAGTCAGGCAGTCGTCAGCGTGTTTGGGAGATTGCATCAGCAATTTATACGGCAGTCTGCAATCTTGGGATTAGTTATTCCCTTCCCCCATCGAGTTTTGAACAGAATGGTCAGAAGATCCGTTTGCCAGGACAGATCCTTGAAAATCGTGTGGCTACCTGTTTGGATACCTCAATGCTTTTTGCTTCAGCATTGGAACAGGCGGGCTTGAATCCAATTATTGCTTTGCCTAACGAGCATGCGGTCGCTGGGGTCTGGTTGCAACCAGAAGAACTTTCGACGATTGTCATTGACGAGGCTGAGACTTTACGAAAGCGTGTTCAGCTCAAAGAGTTGCTGCTGATCGAGACTACTTTTGTGACTTCGCATCCATCCCCGCCATTTTCTAAATCCGTAGCGGCTGCTAACGATATGTTTTTTCCTGAGAGAGACGGTTCGTTCAATGCGGCAATCGATATTCGCAAAGCCCGCGCTCATCGATTTACTCCTCTTGGGTTAAAAACCGGAAAGCCTTCGGATGAAACTGAATCAGAAAACGCTGGGAGCGTCGAACTCGCAATGGAGGATGCTCCAGTACTACCTGATTTCGACGACAACATCAATGAAGAAAAACCTGATACCCCTTCAGGGCGTCTTGATCGTTGGCAACGAAAATTGCTTGATTTAACGGCTCGCAATGCCTTGTTGAATCACAGGTCTTCAAAAACAAGCCTTCGCATTATTTGTCCGGAGCCAGGGTTTCTTGAAGACAAATTGGCCGAGGGAGCCAGAATTTCGATTCAAACAGTGCCGCGGCCTACAACTCTGGCCCAGGATGAAGAAATTCATCGTCAACGTACAGGAGAGGTGATTACCGAGGAATATGCTCGAAGTGTACTCGAGAAAAATCAGGTTTTGGTCGATTTGCCTGAGGCGGAGCTATCGGTAAGGGCAGTTGAAATTTACCGAAAAGCTCAAACAGCTTTGCAGGAAGGGGGGGCCAATACGCTTTATCTGGCCCTTGGTTTTTTACTATGGAAGCATAAGGAAAAGGATGATCGGCGATTCCGGGCACCGTTGATTCTTTTGCCGGTAACGCTGGAGAGAAAGTCTGTTCGAAGCGGTATAAAAATGCTGGCTCATGATGACGAACCTCGTTTCAATACCACTTTGCTGGAAATGCTAAGAAGAGATTTCGATATCGATATCCGTGGGTTGGATGGAGCCTTGCCTTTAGATGAGAGTGGTGTTGATGTAAATGGAATTTGGGACAGGATGCGCCGTGAAGTTAAGTGTGTCCCTGGTTTCGAGGTCATCGAAGATGTTGTCTTGGGGCATTTTTCTTTTGCCAAGTATCTCATGTGGAAAGATCTTGTTGATCGTACTGATGAATTACGCAAAAACCCAGTGGTCAGACATCTTATAGATACTCCGCGTGAAAATTATCCGAGTGATGTATCTTTTGTTGATGCTGCCCGCTTAGACCAAGATTTTAAACCTTCCGATATTCTTGCTCCTTTACCAGTGGATTCTTCACAAATGGCCGCAATCGCCAGTGCGGAACGTGGTAAAGACTTTATCATCATCGGTCCACCGGGTACAGGCAAAAGTCAGACTATTAGCAACATGATTGCTCATATGCTGGGCAAGGGTAAAACCGTTCTTTTTGTTTCGGAAAAGACAGCGGCTTTGGAAGTCGTTTATCGTCGACTCAAGGATATAGGGCTTGAGCGGTTCTGTCTGGAACTGCATTCTAATAAGTCCAGTAAGACCGATGTTCTTAAACAGCTTGATAATGCATGGGTTAGCTGCCAAAGCAAAGATGTCGGAAAATGGGAGAATGAAGCTGAACGGCTTCGAGCTTTGCGAGACCAGTTGAATTTTGTCGTAGATAGGCTTCATATTCGCCGTCGAAACGGTATGACTGCGTTTTATGCAATGGGGGTAAAGGTACGTGATGGTGAATTTGCTTCAAGAGTAAACTTTTCTTGGCCTTCAGCGGATCAGCATGACGAGGAAGAATTACAGTCTATGCATGAAGCTGTGGAGAAATTGTGTGTTCACCTGGCTGAGATTGGCGATGTGTCAAAAAATACATTGCAGTTGATAACGAAAGGAGATTGGTCGCCACAGTGGGAAAGTCAGGTGGTAGAACAATCTGGCCGACTTTCTGTTGCAGCCGATGCTGCAGAGCTTGCATGTAACGCACTTCTCGAAGTTCTCGGGATCACGGTTCCTGATCGAACTATGGCCCGTCTTGATGCCATTGCAAGCTTTGCAAAAATTTTATCAGAGTCTTATCGAAAGCAAGCCGCCTATGCGCTTGAAACTGATGCTGTTAATCGTATCGAGGCTCTTGAAGAAGCTGTCAGTCGCCTTAAAGCTTATGCTGATGCTCAGACAAAGCTGAGTTGTTCTTATGATCCTTTAGCATGGCGCAATCTCGATGGTAACGAGATTGCACGACGTTGGAAAGCTGCGAATGCTGCTATTTGGCCAAAGCGTATAATAGAGCGCAAAAGGCTGATCAAAGAAATGAAAGCAGGTGGTGCCCAAGGTGATCCCGATCCTGAGCGTGATGCAGTGATGCTGAAGCGGTTGCGGGAAGAAGGTGAAGCCATAGATCGTCTGGAAAAGATGCTTTCGGGTTTCAAGGATTGGCAGGGGTATGATACCAATTTTGATGCATTATCTGATTTGCAAAATCTTGGTCAAACAATTCGGATTGCAGTCAGTCGTTTGGTTGATGATGCTTCAACGCTTGCCGAACTTCGTGGTAAGATTCGAATATTGCTTAATGATGGAAACGATCTTCTCGCTCCTGATGCTACTGTAGGCCTCGCAGTGCATGAGTTTTTGAAGATGAATAGCGCATTACAGGATGCCTGTGATGATTTTGAGGCTATTGCTGGAAAAGCGATTCGTGATCATTTCTCAAAGACTGATAAGGCTTTGGAGGCCATTAGAGAAACTGCCGAGACGATCACACTTCGCCATACTGAGTTGCGTGACTGGTGTGCATGGCGTCGAAGCAGAACCGCTGCTTTGGATTTGGAGCTTGCACCTTTGGTTGAGGCGATTGAAAATGGTCGGGTTCCTGTCGACGAAATCGAAAAGACTTTTGAAGCTGCATATTGTGCCTGGTGGTCAAGCGCAGTAATTGGTGAAGATGAGATTTTGCGGACTTTTTCAACACCAGAACATACAGCGACGATTGAAAAATTTCGCACACTTGACCAACAGTTTCAGCGACTCACTGCCGATTACATTCTTGCAAAATTGTCTGGTAAGTTACCGGATTCGGATGAGGTGAGACGAAATTCATCTTGGGGTAATTTGCGCCGCGAAATCAAGAAAACAATTCGACATAAGCCAGTCCGGCAACTGCTCGACGAGATTCCTGATGTTCTGACTACGCTTGCGCCCTGCCTCATGATGTCACCACTTTCTGTTGCACAGTATCTGCCAGCTGGTCAAGAGCATTTTGATGTCGTGATATTCGATGAGGCCTCACAGATTACGGTTTGGGATGCAGTTGGAGCTTTGGCTCGGGGACGCCAAGTTATAGTCGCTGGTGATCCAAAACAGATGCCACCAACGAATTTTTTTGCTAGGACGGATGATGATTCTTATGGGGATATCGAAACTGAAAGTGATCTGGAAAGCATTCTTGACGAAATGTTGGGCGCAAGCATTCCGGAAAAATTACTGAATCTTCATTACCGTTCACGTCGAGAAAGTCTTATAGCTTTTTCTAACAGTCGCTACTATGACAATGAGCTGATTACTTTTCCAGCTCCAGTTCATCCCGATCTGGCGGTTAGTCTTAGACGACCTGAGGGATATTATGCTCGGGGCAAAGGACGTCACAATGAAGGTGAAGCAAGGGCAATCGTTTCAGAAATTTTGATGCGGCTTACTCATAGTGATGAGAACCTGAGGAAGCAGTCTATCGGCGTGGTGACATTCAACTCTGAGCAGCAGTCTCTCATCGAGAATATGCTTGACGCAGCTCGTTCCAAAAACCCTCATATCGAGTGGGCTTTTTCTAGCCAAAGTGTTTTAGAGCCTGTGTTCGTGAAGAACTTGGAGACAGTGCAGGGGGATGAACGTGATGTTATCCTGTTCAGTGTCACCTATGGTCCCGATCAGAGTGGTTATATCACGATGAATTTTGGTCCACTGAATCGGGATGGTGGTGAAAGGCGTTTGAATGTGGCCATGACAAGAGCTCGATCGGAAATGGTTGTTTTTTCAACGCTCTCCCCTGATCGTATCGATTTATCACGTACTCAGGCAAGGGCTGTTACTGATCTTAAGCATTTTCTTGAATATGCTGAACGAGGTCCCTCGGTGCTGGGAGCCGCTGTTTATGGCTCTATTCGGGATTTCGATTCGCCTTTTGAACTTGCTGTCGCTCGTGCATTACGTGATAAAGGGTGGAAAGTTCACCCTCAAGTTGGGGTTTCTGCTTACCGAATCGATTTGGGAATTGTGCATCCAGATGAGCCGGGCAGGTATCTTGCAGGTATCGAGTGTGACGGCGCCATGTATCACAGTTCAGCTTTCGCGAAGGAACGCGACAAAATTCGCCAGTCAGTTCTAGAGGGACTTGGCTGGAAACTATTGCGTATTTGGTCAACTGACTGGTGGACTTATCACGCAAAAGCTCTAAACGATCTTCACGATGAATTGAAAAATCTCTTGGAGGCTGATAGGCAAAAGAAGAAAGAGAAAGTGGTGTCTCAGACAGAAAACCGTTCCGATAAAAATGGCGACAATGATTCTCTAAAAGAAAATTATTCGGAGGATAACAGGAGAGCTATCACTGAGGAAGAAGCAATGAAAGAGGTGAATCATTCTGATTTTATTCCTCCACAAAGCGGCATGGTAGAGCGCAGACATACATCAGAAACAGCAATGCTTAATCAAGATTTGCAATCGGTTACTGATAAATCACCCGACAGACTCGATGAAGATGCCAAATGTATTTATAAGGTTGCTACTCTTGATGAAGAAATATACAGGCCAGAGCCGGAAATATTCTATTCTGATGAGTACAAGCCGCGTTTGATGAAAATGATCAATTATATAATCGACATTGAGAGCCCAATCCATGAACATGTTTTGATTCGGCGAATTGCTCGTCACCATGGATTTCATCGTGCCGGAAAGCAAATTCGTGACATTGTAATCAATTTAGCACGTCCGCGGAGTAATCAAACCAAGGAGCGTATTGGTCTTTTTTTTTGGCGAAAGGGAATCAGTGGTGAAGACTCTCTGCCAGCCCGATACGAAAATCGCAATGATGAGATGAGAAAAGTCGAGTATATCTGTAAAGAGGAAATACAGGCTATCAATTCTTTGCTTTCAATGGATGGTGATCCAGTAGAGTTTGCTCGACGTATCGGAATTGTCAGATTAAGTCAAAATGCGCGTAAAAGGTTGGTCGAGGTTTTTGAGTCTTCCAGCGATTAA